The following DNA comes from Vigna radiata var. radiata cultivar VC1973A chromosome 4, Vradiata_ver6, whole genome shotgun sequence.
atttgattaAATTCGTTTGAAGTAACTCTTGTATGAGAAAAAACTATTTCCAGAACTTAAAGATACGTTCAAGAAACTTGacattaattatgaaaatttaatatatatatatatatatatatatatatatatatatatatatatatatatatatatatatatatatatatatatatatatatatacacacttaGATATATGAgtatttatattcaaaaaatgGAAGCTTGAAATATTAAACCAAACACTTATCAATACATTTGTGGGTGTTAAggttaatttctttctttaaaaagttaattctaaaacatttttaaaatatatatgtgataaaatatgtaatatattatgtttataactttttttcccTCTCAATGAgtcatgtaatatttttaaaacatttacctaactgttttttttataattttatataatgttagTTCCATATTATGCAATATAAGTAATGTCTTTAAATGCTAAAATTAGTTGTTATATTATACCAATCATCATACACACTAAAGTtacatttcattattattttacaacGAAAAAAATTCCACTAATGAATAAGTTCATGagcatattaaattattagtttacaaaaatattatttttgtgtttgtgcttTAACAATTAAGttactttttctaaaaagaaatagacaggctatttgattttattcaataaaCCTCAGTAGATGAAACTAATATATAGGGGGGGAAATAATGATAAAGAACTTAACCCATATACaactaaagaaaaattgtaTTGGCCAATATAATGCAATTGTCAACTAAACATGCATTAAAATCGCATTCAACTTCGGTTCTTACCATAACAAATTTCACTTAGAAGCactaattaagagaaaatagTAAGAATGATGCCTTGTTTATGTTTCTATGATCCGAACAATTCTGAGATTGAAAGTCCTTCCCTCAACCACCTACAATCTGAAAGGAAATTGAAAATCTCATACTAACAAAACTATGTGCTCTTCTTCCCATCAACGCATGCTCCAGACAAGCTCCAAAAGCATCCTCACCTGGTTGATCTCAATCACCATTGTTCTCTACACCCTTTATTCTTCCAACATCATCCTTTTCCACAATGATCAAGATGACTGCACCACTCCCACCACCAAAGAAAACTTTCAGATAAATACTCACAACGATAATTCCTCAGAAACCATGGATACCGATGAAGgcgatgaaaagaaaaaaccattAGTAGATAAACTACCAAGACCAAGAGAGGTtaatgatggtgatgatgatgatggtggtggtggtggtggtgaagTTGAAGCTGATCAAGTTGAAGCTCGTacagaagaaacaaagaaagaagaggATTATGGAAATAATTATCCCGTGGTAGTTAGATTAACTCCCAAACAAATGTCTGAGAGACAAGACACCGAGGTTAAACACATCGTTTTTGGGATAGCTGGTTCATCAAATTTATGGCACATCAGAAAAGAGTACATTAAGATATGGTGGAGGCCTAACAAAACAAGAGGAGTAGTGTGGCTGGATCAGAAAGTGAAAACTCAAAAAAATGAGGGCTTACCTAACATTCATATCTCTGGGGACACTTCAAAGTTTAGGTATACAAATCGTCAAGGACAAAGATCAGCTTTAAGGATATCAAGGGTGGTGACAGAAACATTGAAACTTGGGATGAAGGATGTGAGATGGTTCGTGATGGGGGATGATGACACCGTGTTTATGGTTGATAATGTCGTTAGAATTCTTTCTAAATACAACCATAAGCACTTTTATTATATCGGAAGCTCATCTGAAAGCCATGTTCAGAAcatgcatttctcatatgccaTGGCATATGGTGGTGGAGGATTCGCTATAAGCTACCCACTTGCCCAGGAACTGGCAAAGATGCAAGATCGTTGCATTCAACGATACCCTGCTTTGTATGGTAGTGATGATAGAATTCAAGCTTGCATGGCTGAACTAGGTGTGCCTCTAACAAAGGAAGCTGGCTTTCATCAGGTAACAAATCATATTGACACATTATTTTAACAAACCTTAACTTGGAAACTGATAATTTTATCGAGTTGATCATATTACTATGATCatggaataaaataatatagtgTTTCTTTGATTATTACTATGATTTATATCATTTTGGTTGTGCAGTATGATGTTTATGGGGACCTGTTAGGGCTTTTAGGGGCACATCCAGTGGCACCACTTGTATCACTACACCACCTTGATGTAGTGCAACCAATATTCCCAAGGATGACAAGAGTATCAGCCTTAAAACACCTGATGAGATCGGTGAATGAGGATTCAGGCAGCATAATGCAACAATCAATATGTTATGACAGACATAATTATTGGTCAATATCTGTTTCATGGGGGTATGTGGTTCAAATCCTAAGGGGAGTATTGTCCCCTAGAGAAATGGAGATGCCATCGAGAACCTTTCTGAACTGGTATAGAAGAGCTGATTATACTGCATATGCTTTCAACACAAGGCCTGTTGCCAGACACCCTTGTCAGAAACCCTTTGTTTACTACATGAGCAACACTCATTTCGATTCCACCACAAAACAAGTTATTGGTGTTTATAATCATGACAAATCCAAACCCCCTTTCTGCCGATGGAGAATGAATTCACCAGAGAAAATAACCTCTGTTGTAGTAACCAAAAAACCAGATCCCTTACGCTGGAAAAAGGTAcacattttcataaatttatatggaaaatgatattttaacaccatttttttgaatcattttgacactgcacctgtgtcaa
Coding sequences within:
- the LOC106758281 gene encoding uncharacterized protein LOC106758281; its protein translation is MSERQDTEVKHIVFGIAGSSNLWHIRKEYIKIWWRPNKTRGVVWLDQKVKTQKNEGLPNIHISGDTSKFRYTNRQGQRSALRISRVVTETLKLGMKDVRWFVMGDDDTVFMVDNVVRILSKYNHKHFYYIGSSSESHVQNMHFSYAMAYGGGGFAISYPLAQELAKMQDRCIQRYPALYGSDDRIQACMAELGVPLTKEAGFHQYDVYGDLLGLLGAHPVAPLVSLHHLDVVQPIFPRMTRVSALKHLMRSVNEDSGSIMQQSICYDRHNYWSISVSWGYVVQILRGVLSPREMEMPSRTFLNWYRRADYTAYAFNTRPVARHPCQKPFVYYMSNTHFDSTTKQVIGVYNHDKSKPPFCRWRMNSPEKITSVVVTKKPDPLRWKKSPRRDCCRILSPQKKATTLYLWVGSCQEGEVTEL